From Acidobacteriota bacterium, a single genomic window includes:
- a CDS encoding PD40 domain-containing protein: MKLLFCLSLCLFVSSFVIAQDNPQWLRYPAISPDGQTLLFEYKGDIWSVPAAGGNATPLTLGESYEFAPVWSHDGRNIAFASDRYGNFDVFLMPATGGEAKRLTFHSAGEIPSSFTADNNAVLFAAARQDLASNVQFPAGGMTELYSVPAAGGLVSQVLTSPALNATVSSSGDKIIFHDYKGYESEWRKHHTSSVTRDVWLYDVPTKKYTQLTSFKGEDRNPVFGANDGEFYYLSEQSGSFNIYKSSFSRPDRSTPVTKLTKHPVRFLTRSKSGVMAFSYDGELYTVKDGGEPKKVAIRIAADGREPIERVVPVNGGFTEAKLAPSGKEFAFVFRGEVFVSSIDGKTVKRVTNTPWQERSVNWSPDGRALVYAAERDNNWNIFTSTIVRKQEPYFYASTVVKEDPVIATPAEEFQPAFSPDGKEIAYLENRTVLRVHNIASKQSRTILPAEYNYSYADGDQYYRWSPDSKWFLVKFGPKERMFTPEVGLVSADGKSGLINLSQSGYDDVAPKWAMDGKMMIWGSTREGALSQALDSVSGDVYGMYFTKAFFDRARLSKEEFALLKETEEKEKKESDEKAKAAASASPSPSPKTEEKKGLEFDLEGVSERKLRLTAHTSAISDWALSKDGERLFYLTAFEKGNDLWVTEIRTRETKVFAKLGVNNASMELSTDGKFLLILAEGRATKIDAESGKPEPIAVNTEMVLDYTAEKQYIFDHSWRQFKQKLIFPDLNGVDWNAYYTAYKRFVPYINNNYDFAEMLSEMLGEVNVSHTGAYYTPISPQGDQTASLGVLYDYLSAGSGAKIAEVIQGGPLDIASSGVRAGHVIESIDGAAIDGTFDFFKLLNRKAGKLVLISVFDPATNRRWEETVKAIGRGEENELLYKRWVRARRAETERLSGGKIGYIHVRSMNDASMRAAVDESLGVNISKDAIIVDTRFNGGGSIHEQLSDFLSGKKYFDVVPHGQYIGSEPFDKWIKPSIVLVGESNYSDAHLFPLAYKAKGIGQVLGMPVPGTGTFVWWENQIDGSLRFGIPMGCWRTLDGKCAENVQQEPDILVRNEPDVMAAGRDQQVEAAVKTLMNR, encoded by the coding sequence ATGAAGCTCCTTTTCTGCCTGTCGCTCTGTCTTTTCGTTTCTTCGTTTGTTATTGCCCAAGACAATCCCCAGTGGTTACGGTATCCGGCGATCTCGCCGGACGGTCAGACGTTGCTCTTTGAATACAAGGGCGACATCTGGTCCGTCCCTGCAGCGGGCGGCAACGCGACGCCGCTGACGCTTGGCGAGTCGTATGAATTTGCGCCGGTTTGGAGCCACGACGGCCGAAACATCGCGTTCGCTTCGGATCGGTACGGCAATTTCGACGTGTTCCTGATGCCGGCGACGGGCGGCGAGGCAAAGCGTTTGACGTTCCATTCGGCGGGCGAGATCCCAAGCAGTTTCACGGCCGACAACAACGCCGTGCTTTTCGCCGCCGCGCGGCAGGATCTGGCATCGAACGTCCAGTTCCCGGCAGGAGGAATGACCGAACTCTACTCTGTGCCTGCGGCGGGCGGCTTGGTTTCCCAGGTCCTGACGTCGCCGGCATTGAACGCGACGGTAAGTTCATCGGGCGACAAGATCATTTTTCACGATTACAAAGGCTACGAGAGCGAATGGCGAAAGCATCACACTTCGTCGGTGACCCGCGATGTCTGGCTGTACGACGTGCCGACGAAGAAATACACCCAGCTGACATCGTTCAAAGGCGAGGACCGCAATCCGGTTTTCGGCGCGAACGACGGCGAATTTTACTACCTCAGCGAACAGAGCGGGTCATTCAACATCTACAAAAGCAGTTTCAGCCGGCCCGATCGCAGCACCCCGGTGACGAAATTGACCAAACATCCGGTCCGATTCCTGACGCGGTCGAAGTCCGGCGTGATGGCGTTCAGCTACGACGGCGAACTCTACACCGTGAAGGACGGAGGCGAGCCGAAAAAGGTCGCGATCCGCATCGCCGCCGACGGGCGCGAGCCGATCGAACGCGTCGTTCCGGTCAACGGCGGCTTCACCGAGGCGAAGCTTGCGCCGAGCGGAAAGGAGTTCGCGTTCGTTTTCAGAGGCGAAGTGTTTGTCTCGAGCATTGACGGCAAAACCGTAAAGCGCGTGACCAATACGCCGTGGCAGGAGCGCTCGGTCAACTGGAGCCCCGACGGGCGTGCGCTCGTGTACGCCGCCGAACGCGACAACAACTGGAACATATTCACTTCGACAATCGTGCGGAAACAGGAGCCGTACTTCTACGCGTCGACGGTCGTCAAGGAGGATCCGGTGATTGCCACTCCGGCGGAGGAATTCCAGCCCGCTTTCTCGCCCGACGGCAAGGAGATCGCGTATCTGGAGAATCGGACAGTGCTCCGCGTCCACAACATCGCCTCGAAGCAGTCGCGGACGATCCTGCCGGCCGAGTACAACTACTCCTACGCCGACGGTGATCAGTATTACCGTTGGTCGCCCGATTCGAAATGGTTTCTCGTGAAATTCGGCCCGAAGGAACGTATGTTCACGCCCGAGGTCGGCTTGGTCTCCGCCGACGGCAAAAGCGGGCTGATCAATCTTTCACAGAGCGGTTACGACGACGTCGCTCCAAAATGGGCGATGGACGGCAAGATGATGATCTGGGGCTCGACCCGCGAAGGCGCGTTGTCGCAGGCATTGGACTCGGTCTCCGGCGACGTCTACGGGATGTACTTCACGAAGGCGTTTTTCGACCGTGCGCGTCTGTCAAAAGAGGAATTCGCCCTGCTGAAAGAGACCGAAGAAAAAGAGAAGAAGGAATCCGACGAGAAAGCCAAAGCCGCGGCATCGGCCTCGCCTTCACCGTCGCCCAAAACTGAGGAAAAGAAAGGCCTCGAATTCGATCTTGAAGGCGTCAGCGAACGCAAATTGCGCCTTACCGCCCACACGTCGGCGATCTCCGACTGGGCGCTGTCCAAAGACGGCGAACGGCTCTTTTACCTGACGGCTTTCGAGAAGGGCAACGATCTTTGGGTGACCGAGATCCGGACCCGCGAAACCAAGGTCTTCGCCAAACTCGGCGTCAACAATGCTTCGATGGAGCTTTCCACGGACGGCAAGTTCCTATTGATTCTTGCCGAAGGCCGCGCGACGAAGATCGACGCCGAAAGCGGCAAACCGGAACCGATCGCGGTCAACACCGAAATGGTGCTCGACTACACGGCCGAAAAGCAGTACATCTTTGACCATTCGTGGCGGCAGTTCAAGCAAAAGCTGATCTTCCCGGACCTGAACGGCGTCGATTGGAATGCTTATTACACGGCCTACAAGCGCTTCGTTCCCTATATCAACAACAACTACGATTTCGCCGAGATGCTCAGCGAAATGCTCGGCGAGGTCAATGTCTCGCATACCGGCGCGTACTACACGCCAATTTCTCCGCAGGGCGATCAAACGGCGTCGTTGGGCGTTCTTTATGATTACCTAAGCGCGGGAAGCGGCGCGAAGATCGCCGAGGTCATTCAGGGCGGCCCGCTCGATATCGCGTCATCGGGAGTGCGTGCCGGCCACGTCATCGAATCGATCGACGGCGCGGCGATCGACGGCACCTTCGATTTCTTCAAACTTCTGAACCGCAAGGCCGGAAAGCTCGTCCTGATCTCGGTCTTCGATCCGGCGACGAACCGGCGCTGGGAAGAGACGGTCAAGGCCATCGGCCGCGGCGAAGAGAACGAATTGCTATACAAACGCTGGGTCCGCGCGCGGCGCGCCGAGACGGAGCGGCTTTCGGGCGGCAAGATCGGCTACATCCACGTCCGTTCGATGAACGACGCCAGCATGCGCGCGGCCGTTGACGAATCGCTCGGCGTGAACATTTCAAAAGACGCGATAATCGTCGACACGCGTTTCAACGGGGGCGGCAGCATCCACGAACAGCTTTCGGATTTCCTGAGCGGGAAGAAGTATTTCGATGTCGTTCCGCACGGACAGTATATCGGCAGCGAGCCTTTTGATAAGTGGATCAAGCCGTCGATCGTGCTCGTCGGCGAGAGCAACTACTCGGACGCGCACCTTTTCCCGCTCGCGTACAAGGCAAAGGGGATCGGCCAGGTGCTGGGGATGCCGGTACCCGGAACGGGAACGTTCGTCTGGTGGGAAAACCAGATCGACGGCAGCCTCCGCTTCGGCATCCCGATGGGTTGCTGGCGCACGCTCGACGGCAAATGCGCCGAAAACGTCCAGCAGGAACCGGACATCCTCGTGCGCAACGAGCCCGACGTTATGGCGGCCGGCCGTGACCAACAGGTCGAGGCCGCGGTAAAGACGCTGATGAACAGGTAG
- a CDS encoding beta-lactamase family protein, which yields MKRISRILALLIVLAAASAAFAQKPVAATGTDVLKKELQAKLDEWHKAGKFPGATLGVVLANGEAIGLAVGYSDRDAKTPMKPTDRLLAGSVGKTFAAATALQLVKEGKIGLDDKVEKYLGSESWYSRMPNAKDITVRQLMNHTSGLVRYEFKDQFTKDLTANPGKVWKPQELLAYLLDEKPPFLAGKGWDYSDTNYIVLGMIIEKVTGKKFYDEAKRRLVKPLKLNNTIPQDGLILKGVTQGYAGPNNPFGGKDEMIANGKFIINPQFEWTGGGWASTGEDLARWAKLYFEGKAFDNSLMPQVLDGVAARLGPNVKYGLCVIIRPTQAGTSYGHSGFFPGYVTDMMYFPERKIAIAVQVNTSAPQAFGGKPPARLIAEIADLVSPVAAVQSAD from the coding sequence ATGAAACGAATATCAAGGATCCTTGCGCTGCTGATTGTTCTTGCGGCCGCATCGGCGGCATTTGCCCAGAAGCCTGTCGCGGCGACGGGCACTGATGTGCTGAAGAAAGAGCTTCAGGCAAAGCTCGACGAATGGCACAAAGCAGGAAAGTTCCCCGGAGCGACTCTTGGAGTCGTTTTGGCAAATGGCGAGGCGATCGGCTTGGCCGTCGGCTATTCTGACCGTGATGCGAAGACGCCGATGAAGCCTACCGACCGGCTGCTGGCTGGCAGCGTCGGTAAAACGTTCGCGGCTGCGACTGCCTTGCAGTTGGTCAAAGAAGGAAAGATCGGGCTGGACGACAAAGTCGAGAAGTACCTGGGAAGCGAATCCTGGTATTCGCGAATGCCGAACGCAAAGGACATTACCGTCCGCCAGTTGATGAACCACACGAGCGGCCTTGTTCGATACGAATTCAAGGATCAGTTCACCAAGGATCTGACGGCGAACCCGGGAAAAGTCTGGAAGCCGCAGGAACTGCTTGCCTATCTTTTGGACGAAAAGCCACCGTTCTTGGCGGGCAAGGGTTGGGATTACTCGGATACGAACTACATTGTTCTCGGAATGATCATTGAAAAGGTGACAGGAAAGAAGTTCTACGACGAGGCGAAGCGCCGTTTGGTAAAGCCGCTGAAGCTCAACAACACGATCCCGCAGGATGGTCTCATTTTGAAGGGCGTTACTCAGGGGTATGCCGGACCAAACAATCCCTTCGGTGGCAAGGACGAAATGATCGCGAATGGAAAGTTCATCATCAATCCGCAATTCGAATGGACGGGCGGCGGCTGGGCCTCGACCGGCGAGGACCTCGCCCGCTGGGCAAAGTTGTATTTCGAGGGAAAGGCTTTTGACAACTCGCTGATGCCGCAGGTACTTGACGGCGTCGCGGCAAGGCTCGGGCCGAACGTAAAGTACGGATTGTGCGTAATCATTCGTCCGACACAAGCTGGAACGTCGTACGGGCACAGCGGATTTTTCCCCGGTTATGTCACCGATATGATGTACTTTCCGGAGCGAAAGATCGCCATTGCCGTTCAGGTGAATACAAGTGCACCACAGGCTTTTGGCGGCAAGCCGCCGGCAAGGCTGATCGCCGAGATCGCTGATTTGGTCAGCCCGGTCGCGGCCGTGCAATCTGCCGATTGA
- a CDS encoding tetratricopeptide repeat protein has protein sequence MYGDARRFTPPNSKMTVRASTLWRQDNIELDKRVWTPPHIAAPLTFADCSNKIDTAMQAIFDCKIKKTLREIALELYRANDLKSFKAKALQFKNDPANIYKSIEAEINSFGRRLIAMQRLDEAIEMFKVNTELYPDSANAFDSLGESLANAGRRDEAIKAYEKALSIDPRFQTSIERLKRLKGN, from the coding sequence ATGTACGGCGATGCACGACGCTTCACGCCGCCAAACAGCAAAATGACCGTGCGCGCCTCGACTCTTTGGCGCCAGGACAATATCGAGCTGGACAAACGCGTGTGGACACCACCGCATATCGCAGCGCCGCTCACATTTGCAGATTGCTCCAACAAAATCGATACCGCGATGCAGGCAATTTTCGATTGCAAAATCAAGAAAACGCTTCGCGAAATCGCGCTCGAGCTGTATCGCGCGAACGATCTCAAGTCATTCAAGGCAAAGGCGTTGCAATTCAAGAACGATCCGGCAAACATCTACAAGAGCATCGAAGCCGAAATAAACTCATTCGGACGTCGCCTGATAGCGATGCAAAGGCTGGACGAAGCGATCGAGATGTTCAAGGTGAACACCGAGCTGTATCCTGATTCGGCAAACGCGTTCGACAGCCTTGGTGAATCTCTCGCGAATGCCGGCCGGCGAGACGAGGCAATCAAAGCATACGAGAAAGCACTTTCGATCGACCCCAGATTCCAGACGTCAATTGAGAGGCTGAAGAGGCTGAAGGGAAATTGA
- a CDS encoding adenylosuccinate synthase, which translates to MIIVIIGAQWGDEGKGKVVDLLADRFDIVARYQGGHNAGHSVYVGDKAFVLRLLPSGIIHPDKTCVLGNGMVIDPKAFFEEVDQIRTQGISVTPDRLKVSSRAHLIMPYHRALDHTSEERLGNEKIGTTLRGIGPAYEDKAGRRGIRVADALVPELLKLRIERNLEEANRIIVLYGREPLRSDEIFAEISVLVERLRPFVAETSHFFSEAKKVNKKILLEGAQATLLDVDHGTYPYVTSSNPTAGGAAVGAGIPPHHITGVLGIVRTYATRVGEGPFPTEMLDAEEPMANLIRQRGNEYGSVTKRPRRCGWFDAVATRYAAELNGFNSVALTKLDVLDALDEIKVCVGYEIDGRRIDTFPAVSHDLNRIKPIYETLSGWRSETLGIIKLADLPPNARAYVDFLSNSIGVEIGLISTGPERDQTIILEDSVMEGWFAT; encoded by the coding sequence ATGATTATCGTAATTATCGGCGCCCAGTGGGGCGATGAAGGAAAAGGAAAGGTCGTCGATCTGCTCGCGGATCGGTTCGATATCGTTGCCCGTTATCAGGGTGGACACAATGCCGGGCATTCGGTGTATGTCGGCGACAAGGCTTTTGTTTTGAGGCTTTTGCCGTCGGGCATCATCCACCCGGACAAAACCTGCGTGCTCGGGAACGGGATGGTCATCGATCCGAAGGCGTTCTTCGAGGAGGTCGATCAGATCCGGACGCAGGGAATTTCGGTGACGCCGGATCGCCTGAAGGTCTCGAGCCGGGCGCATCTGATTATGCCGTATCACCGGGCGCTCGATCACACGTCGGAAGAGCGTCTCGGCAACGAGAAGATCGGCACGACGCTGCGCGGGATCGGCCCTGCGTACGAGGACAAGGCCGGGCGGCGAGGAATCCGCGTTGCCGATGCGCTCGTGCCCGAACTGTTGAAACTCAGGATCGAGCGCAATCTCGAAGAAGCGAATCGGATCATCGTTCTTTACGGGCGCGAACCGCTCCGTTCGGACGAGATATTCGCCGAGATCTCGGTTCTGGTCGAGCGTCTGAGGCCGTTCGTTGCCGAAACTTCGCACTTCTTCTCGGAAGCCAAAAAAGTCAACAAAAAGATCCTTCTCGAAGGCGCGCAGGCGACGTTGCTCGACGTCGATCACGGAACATATCCGTACGTCACGTCGTCGAACCCGACCGCCGGCGGCGCGGCCGTCGGCGCCGGGATTCCGCCGCATCACATTACGGGTGTTTTGGGGATCGTCCGCACGTACGCGACGCGCGTCGGTGAAGGCCCGTTTCCGACCGAGATGCTCGACGCGGAAGAACCGATGGCAAACCTTATTCGCCAGCGCGGCAACGAGTACGGGTCGGTCACGAAGCGTCCGCGGCGTTGCGGCTGGTTCGACGCCGTCGCGACGCGCTACGCCGCCGAACTCAACGGATTCAACTCGGTCGCGCTGACGAAACTCGACGTGCTCGACGCGCTCGACGAGATCAAGGTCTGCGTCGGCTACGAGATCGACGGCCGCCGGATCGACACGTTCCCCGCCGTTTCGCACGATCTGAACCGAATCAAGCCGATCTACGAAACGCTCTCGGGTTGGAGATCGGAAACGCTCGGGATCATTAAACTCGCGGACCTTCCGCCGAACGCCCGCGCCTACGTGGATTTTCTGTCGAATTCGATCGGCGTCGAGATCGGCCTGATCTCGACCGGCCCCGAGCGCGACCAGACGATCATTCTCGAAGACAGCGTGATGGAAGGGTGGTTCGCGACTTAA